One window of the Emcibacter sp. genome contains the following:
- a CDS encoding NADP-dependent malic enzyme, which yields MSDKKSQFSDKEALHYHSAGRPGKIEIIASKSMATQRDLSLAYSPGVAAPVRAIADNPSTAWDYTAKGNLVAVITDGSAILGLGNLGPLAAKPVMEGKAVLFKRFADVDSMDLEVDCKDVEEFINCVRCLGPTFGGINLEDIKAPECFIIEQRLREEMDIPVFHDDQHGTAIICAAGIFNALDLTGRNIKDATVVVNGAGAAAIACTELIKAMGIPHDNVTMCDSKGVIYQGRKEGMNQWKSAHAVKTGRRTLKEALKGADIFLGLSVKGAVTPEMVAGMADKPIIFAMANPDPEITPEEVETVRQDAIVATGRSDYPNQVNNVLGFPYIFRGALDVRATRINDEMKIAAARAIAELAREDVPDEVASAYAGEHPKYGPKYIIPAPFDPRLISSISPAVAQAAMDSGAASRPIIDMAEYKKELAARLNPTTGTLQMIFDKLDQDPKRVVFTEGDEETVLRAALGFEQNGFGKIILIGHEKKIRDLLEHMGHDRNDKIEIHHARSSDKSRKYAEYLFGKLQRKGYLFRDCMRLVETDRNVFAACMLALGDADAMITGHIRHYAAALDSVMKVIDPIPGRRAMGLSIMVKGDRTIFVADTAINELPTGEDMADTAEHAAEIVRHFGIEPRVALMSYTNFGNPEGGILAQHSREGVQILDSRKVGFEYEGEMHPGVALNPEIMEKYPFCRLSGPANVLIMPGMHSANISTKLFREMGGGTVIGPMLVGLGHSVQIVPMGAYASEIINMAALAAHNVNIVREKAGG from the coding sequence ATGAGCGACAAGAAATCCCAGTTCAGCGACAAGGAAGCCCTGCATTATCATTCCGCAGGGCGTCCGGGCAAAATAGAAATCATTGCCAGCAAATCCATGGCTACCCAGCGCGATCTGTCGCTGGCCTATTCCCCCGGTGTAGCAGCCCCGGTGCGGGCCATCGCCGACAATCCCTCTACCGCCTGGGACTATACCGCCAAGGGTAATCTGGTCGCTGTGATCACCGACGGGTCCGCCATTCTGGGACTTGGTAACCTCGGTCCGCTGGCGGCAAAGCCGGTTATGGAGGGCAAGGCCGTGCTCTTCAAACGCTTTGCCGACGTGGATTCCATGGATCTGGAGGTAGACTGCAAGGATGTGGAGGAGTTCATCAACTGCGTGCGCTGCCTCGGCCCCACTTTTGGCGGCATCAATCTGGAGGACATCAAGGCTCCGGAATGTTTCATCATCGAGCAGCGCCTGCGCGAGGAAATGGACATCCCGGTTTTCCATGACGACCAGCACGGTACGGCCATCATCTGCGCCGCCGGCATTTTCAACGCCCTGGACCTGACCGGGCGTAACATCAAGGACGCCACGGTTGTGGTCAATGGCGCCGGCGCCGCGGCCATCGCCTGTACCGAACTGATCAAGGCCATGGGTATCCCGCATGACAATGTCACCATGTGCGACAGCAAGGGTGTGATTTATCAGGGCCGCAAGGAAGGCATGAACCAGTGGAAGTCGGCCCATGCGGTCAAAACCGGCCGCCGGACCCTGAAAGAAGCGCTGAAGGGTGCGGATATCTTCTTGGGATTGTCCGTCAAGGGTGCCGTGACCCCGGAAATGGTCGCCGGCATGGCCGACAAGCCGATTATCTTTGCCATGGCCAACCCTGACCCGGAAATCACGCCGGAAGAAGTGGAGACCGTCCGCCAGGACGCGATTGTCGCCACCGGCCGGTCCGACTATCCCAACCAGGTCAATAATGTGCTGGGTTTCCCCTATATTTTCCGGGGGGCGCTGGATGTGCGCGCGACCCGCATCAATGATGAAATGAAAATTGCCGCCGCCCGGGCCATCGCCGAACTGGCGCGGGAAGACGTGCCGGACGAGGTGGCCTCCGCCTATGCCGGGGAACATCCCAAATACGGCCCGAAATATATCATCCCTGCCCCGTTTGATCCGCGACTGATCAGTTCCATCAGCCCGGCCGTGGCCCAGGCCGCCATGGACAGCGGTGCCGCCAGCCGACCGATCATCGACATGGCCGAATATAAAAAGGAACTGGCGGCCCGGCTCAACCCGACCACCGGCACCCTGCAGATGATTTTCGACAAGCTGGACCAGGACCCGAAACGGGTGGTCTTTACCGAAGGCGACGAGGAAACGGTCTTACGCGCCGCGCTTGGTTTTGAACAGAACGGTTTCGGCAAGATCATCCTGATCGGCCATGAGAAAAAAATCCGCGACCTTCTGGAACATATGGGCCATGACCGGAACGACAAGATTGAAATCCATCATGCCCGTAGCAGTGACAAGAGCCGGAAATATGCCGAATATCTGTTCGGCAAGTTGCAGCGCAAGGGCTACCTGTTCCGGGACTGCATGCGGCTGGTGGAAACCGACCGCAACGTGTTCGCCGCCTGCATGCTGGCGCTCGGCGATGCAGACGCCATGATCACCGGCCATATCCGCCATTATGCGGCAGCGCTGGACAGTGTGATGAAAGTGATCGATCCGATCCCCGGCAGGCGGGCCATGGGCCTCAGCATCATGGTCAAGGGCGATCGTACGATCTTTGTCGCCGATACCGCCATCAACGAGCTGCCGACCGGCGAGGATATGGCCGATACCGCCGAACATGCGGCGGAAATCGTCCGCCATTTCGGCATCGAGCCCAGGGTGGCGCTGATGTCATATACCAATTTCGGCAATCCGGAAGGCGGCATCCTGGCGCAACATTCCCGAGAAGGAGTGCAGATCCTGGACAGCCGCAAAGTGGGTTTTGAATATGAGGGCGAAATGCACCCGGGTGTGGCTCTTAACCCTGAAATCATGGAAAAATACCCCTTCTGCCGCCTCAGCGGTCCGGCCAATGTGCTGATCATGCCGGGCATGCATTCGGCCAATATCTCCACCAAGCTGTTCCGGGAAATGGGCGGCGGTACGGTAATCGGCCCCATGCTGGTGGGCCTCGGCCATTCAGTACAGATCGTACCCATGGGCGCCTATGCCTCCGAGATCATCAATATGGCCGCCCTGGCCGCCCATAATGTGAATATAGTGCGGGAGAAAGCCGGGGGCTGA
- a CDS encoding GNAT family N-acetyltransferase, translating into MKLDMMKASAEKFRWDQSDEAPILVKSGVYEVRLARSDDEVAAAQALRYKVFFEEMKAIPTETMRTLARDFDDFDNVCDHLLAFDTSKTGPDSVIATYRLLREEKTGGIDDFYSAQEYDISNLFKPAFRDMLGDRQLLELGRSCVHADYRTNNVMQIMWRAIARYIDKHKIGYLFGCASLPGINPDEMKLQLSYLYNSHKTPEDFNIPAVDARYQKMDFMTAEEYDDRMARRALAPLVKGYLRLGCYIGDGAVVDEQFNTTDVFILLPVDSIQRRYLGLFDS; encoded by the coding sequence ATGAAACTGGATATGATGAAAGCAAGCGCTGAAAAATTCAGATGGGATCAGTCCGACGAGGCACCGATCCTGGTGAAATCCGGCGTTTATGAAGTACGCCTCGCCCGCTCCGACGACGAGGTGGCTGCCGCTCAGGCCCTGCGTTACAAGGTCTTTTTCGAAGAAATGAAAGCCATCCCGACGGAGACCATGCGTACCCTGGCCCGGGATTTCGATGATTTCGACAATGTCTGCGACCATCTTCTGGCTTTCGATACCAGCAAGACCGGGCCGGACTCGGTGATTGCGACCTACCGTCTTCTGCGGGAAGAAAAGACCGGCGGCATCGACGACTTTTATTCGGCCCAGGAATATGACATCAGCAACCTGTTCAAGCCGGCTTTCCGGGATATGCTGGGCGACCGGCAGTTGCTCGAACTTGGCCGCAGCTGTGTCCATGCCGATTATCGCACCAATAATGTGATGCAGATCATGTGGCGCGCCATTGCCCGCTATATCGACAAACACAAGATCGGATATCTGTTTGGCTGTGCGAGCCTGCCGGGCATCAATCCGGACGAGATGAAGCTGCAACTGAGCTACCTCTATAACAGTCACAAGACCCCGGAAGACTTTAATATTCCGGCGGTGGATGCACGTTATCAGAAAATGGATTTCATGACGGCGGAAGAATATGACGACCGCATGGCCCGCCGGGCGCTGGCGCCACTGGTCAAGGGTTATCTGCGTCTGGGATGCTATATCGGCGACGGCGCCGTGGTCGACGAGCAGTTCAATACCACCGACGTCTTTATCCTGCTGCCCGTAGACAGCATCCAGCGGCGGTACCTGGGACTGTTTGATAGCTAG
- a CDS encoding YifB family Mg chelatase-like AAA ATPase encodes MVAHITTVAFVGIEARPVDVQVQVANGLPSFTIVGLPDKAVAESRERVRAALGAIGLSLPPKRITVNLAPADLPKEGSHYDLPIAMGVLVAMGAVTSDIMDGCLVLGELGLDGGLQAVPGVLPAAMRAMQEDRGLICPETCGGEAAWAGELDIIAADTLLSLINHLKGSQLLASPRPSMERDDSHIPDMRDIKGQESAKRALEVAAAGSHNLNMIGPPGSGKSMLAARLPGILPPMDPAEILEVSMIASVAGLLTNGGITRRRPFRNPHHSASMAALTGGGFKARPGEVSLAHRGVLFLDELAEFQRPALDSLRQPMESGEAVVARANMHVTYPARFQLISAMNPCRCGHIDDPARACSRAPKCANDYQARISGPLMDRIDIHIEVPAVSALDLTLRPPAEGTEEVAARVAQARQRQRDRYRAMDLGDRVRTNAEADGKVLEQVTEMDKAGREMLARAAEMMKLTARGYHRVLRVARTLADLDGVDGIGQTHIAEALSYRQQKLSY; translated from the coding sequence ATGGTTGCGCATATTACAACAGTTGCCTTTGTCGGCATTGAGGCCCGTCCGGTCGACGTTCAGGTTCAGGTCGCCAACGGCCTGCCGTCCTTCACCATTGTTGGCCTGCCGGACAAGGCGGTGGCGGAAAGCCGGGAGAGGGTGCGTGCCGCGCTCGGCGCGATCGGTCTGTCCCTTCCGCCCAAGCGTATAACCGTCAATCTGGCTCCGGCTGACCTGCCCAAGGAAGGCAGCCATTATGACCTGCCCATCGCCATGGGTGTGCTGGTGGCCATGGGGGCGGTGACAAGTGATATTATGGATGGTTGTCTGGTTCTGGGCGAACTCGGCCTTGACGGCGGCCTGCAGGCGGTGCCCGGTGTCCTGCCCGCGGCCATGCGGGCCATGCAGGAAGACCGGGGCCTGATTTGTCCCGAAACCTGCGGCGGGGAGGCGGCCTGGGCCGGAGAACTGGATATCATTGCGGCCGACACATTGCTCAGTCTGATCAATCATCTGAAGGGATCGCAGCTTCTGGCCTCGCCGCGACCGTCGATGGAGCGGGATGATAGTCATATCCCGGACATGAGAGATATCAAGGGACAGGAAAGCGCCAAGCGGGCGCTGGAGGTGGCGGCAGCCGGTTCTCATAATCTGAATATGATAGGTCCACCGGGATCGGGCAAGTCCATGCTTGCGGCACGTCTTCCCGGTATCCTGCCGCCCATGGATCCGGCCGAGATACTGGAAGTCAGCATGATTGCCTCGGTCGCGGGACTTCTGACCAATGGCGGTATTACCAGGCGGCGGCCGTTCCGCAATCCCCATCATTCCGCCTCGATGGCGGCGCTGACCGGTGGCGGTTTCAAGGCCCGGCCGGGGGAGGTATCTCTGGCTCACCGGGGCGTGTTGTTCCTGGACGAACTGGCGGAATTCCAGCGCCCGGCTCTCGACAGCCTGCGGCAGCCCATGGAAAGTGGCGAGGCGGTGGTGGCGCGGGCCAACATGCATGTAACCTACCCGGCGCGGTTCCAGCTGATATCCGCCATGAACCCCTGCCGCTGCGGCCATATTGACGACCCGGCCCGGGCCTGCAGCCGGGCGCCGAAATGTGCCAATGATTATCAGGCCCGCATTTCCGGACCATTGATGGACCGGATTGATATCCATATCGAGGTGCCGGCGGTGAGTGCCCTTGACCTGACCCTGCGGCCACCGGCGGAAGGCACGGAAGAAGTGGCCGCCCGGGTGGCGCAGGCGCGGCAACGTCAGCGGGATAGATACCGGGCGATGGATCTTGGCGACAGGGTGCGCACCAATGCGGAAGCGGACGGCAAGGTGCTGGAGCAGGTGACGGAGATGGACAAGGCAGGACGGGAGATGCTCGCCCGGGCGGCTGAAATGATGAAACTGACGGCCCGCGGTTATCACCGGGTGCTGCGGGTGGCCCGCACTCTTGCCGACCTTGACGGGGTCGACGGGATCGGTCAAACTCACATCGCCGAGGCGCTGAGTTATCGGCAGCAGAAACTAAGTTATTGA
- a CDS encoding AmpG family muropeptide MFS transporter: MSTSIPEKKSWWDAIEIYRRPRLIGIFGMGISSGFPLTLVLSTLGYWLSQEGVDAETIGLLAVVTMPYSLKFLWSPLIDWIKLPLMHKSFGRRRSWLFLIQAGLTAAVLFLGSTNPKEGAMLVGLGALLVSFMSASQDIVLDAYRIEILTDEEQPAGAAMIQFGYRIGNYISGTGGLALAALYDWHVAYYVLSLQVLCGVLPALLLGEPKRDGHELVEQETEAVEHWLKDEVHAPTALSLFVENFYLSVIVPFKEFMSRHGWMLILLFIILLKIGDGMASVMTPVLLVDLGFSNAEIIYANKTVGAIALLIGIFVGGLLLKWTGTYRGLFIAAVLMMVSNLSFAVLNEVGYNVPLLAFTMGFENFASGLGGTLAIAYLSGLCNLAYTATQYALLSSLASVGRGVLAAPSGFGYAEWGPTAFFIFTTIAAIPAIILLFWMRKLGTVSEDLRVKS, encoded by the coding sequence GTGAGCACATCCATTCCTGAGAAAAAAAGCTGGTGGGACGCCATCGAAATCTATCGCCGTCCGCGCCTGATCGGCATTTTCGGTATGGGGATTTCCAGCGGGTTCCCGCTGACTCTTGTGCTCTCCACTCTGGGCTACTGGCTCAGCCAGGAGGGCGTGGATGCCGAAACCATCGGCCTGCTGGCGGTGGTGACCATGCCCTACAGTCTGAAGTTCCTCTGGTCGCCGCTAATCGACTGGATCAAGCTGCCGCTTATGCATAAGTCCTTTGGCCGACGACGTTCCTGGCTGTTTCTGATCCAGGCGGGGCTTACAGCGGCGGTGCTGTTCCTGGGGTCCACCAATCCCAAGGAAGGCGCGATGTTGGTTGGACTCGGCGCGCTTCTGGTATCCTTTATGAGCGCATCCCAGGATATCGTGCTGGATGCCTACCGTATTGAAATCCTCACAGATGAGGAACAACCCGCCGGGGCGGCGATGATTCAGTTTGGTTACCGGATCGGCAATTACATATCTGGTACCGGGGGACTCGCACTGGCGGCTCTGTATGACTGGCATGTGGCCTATTATGTCCTCAGCCTCCAGGTCCTGTGCGGCGTGCTGCCCGCGCTGCTGCTCGGCGAACCGAAGCGGGACGGGCACGAACTGGTGGAGCAGGAAACCGAGGCCGTAGAGCACTGGCTCAAGGATGAGGTGCACGCACCGACAGCCCTCAGCCTGTTTGTGGAAAATTTTTATCTCAGCGTCATTGTACCGTTCAAGGAATTCATGAGCCGTCACGGTTGGATGCTGATCCTGTTGTTTATCATCTTGCTCAAAATCGGGGACGGCATGGCGTCGGTGATGACCCCTGTACTTTTGGTTGATCTTGGTTTCAGTAATGCGGAAATCATATACGCCAACAAGACAGTAGGAGCTATTGCTTTGCTGATAGGTATTTTTGTCGGTGGCTTGTTATTGAAATGGACGGGAACTTATCGCGGTCTCTTCATTGCGGCTGTGTTGATGATGGTCTCGAACCTGAGCTTCGCAGTCCTTAATGAGGTGGGGTACAATGTGCCGCTTCTGGCCTTTACAATGGGGTTTGAAAATTTTGCCTCCGGTCTTGGCGGTACCCTGGCGATCGCTTATCTTTCCGGCCTTTGTAACCTGGCTTATACCGCCACCCAGTATGCGTTATTGTCTTCGCTGGCGTCTGTGGGGCGGGGAGTTCTTGCCGCCCCGTCCGGCTTCGGCTATGCGGAATGGGGGCCAACCGCCTTCTTTATCTTCACCACCATTGCCGCGATTCCGGCCATTATCCTGCTGTTCTGGATGCGCAAGCTGGGCACTGTGTCAGAGGACTTGCGGGTCAAAAGCTGA
- a CDS encoding outer membrane lipoprotein-sorting protein encodes MYLPKATACLLLFSLVGSFGVSMPASAETAEEKGLAIAEEMDRRDLGFGDSVSELEMILTNRQGKTATRYLKIKALEVQDRELGDKSLVIFDRPPDVKGTVLLTHSKILEPDDQWIYFPALGQKGRIKRIDSRSKSGPFMGSEFSYEDMSSREVGKYNYKWLRDEACGQMTCHVVESYPLYEGSGYTKIISWIDTGEYRVHKIEFFNRGGAHFKTLILSNYQKYLDKFWRAHDLYMVNNLTGKNTRLLMSRFEFRQGLEDRDFTRSRMATAK; translated from the coding sequence ATGTATCTGCCTAAAGCGACCGCTTGTCTTCTGTTGTTTTCCCTTGTGGGATCATTCGGGGTGTCTATGCCGGCATCGGCGGAAACCGCCGAGGAAAAGGGGTTGGCCATCGCCGAGGAAATGGATCGCCGGGATCTGGGGTTTGGCGACAGTGTTTCCGAACTTGAGATGATCCTGACCAATCGCCAGGGCAAGACCGCCACCCGCTACCTGAAGATCAAGGCCCTGGAAGTGCAGGACCGGGAGCTGGGGGACAAGTCGCTGGTGATTTTTGATCGTCCGCCGGACGTCAAGGGTACCGTTCTGCTGACCCATTCAAAAATTCTGGAACCGGATGACCAGTGGATCTATTTTCCTGCGCTGGGGCAGAAGGGACGCATTAAGCGCATTGACAGCCGCAGCAAGTCAGGCCCCTTCATGGGCAGCGAATTCTCCTACGAGGATATGTCTTCCCGCGAGGTCGGCAAATATAACTACAAATGGCTCCGGGACGAAGCCTGCGGACAGATGACCTGTCATGTGGTGGAGTCTTATCCGCTATATGAAGGCTCGGGCTACACCAAGATTATCTCCTGGATCGATACAGGTGAATACCGAGTCCACAAGATCGAGTTTTTCAACCGGGGAGGCGCTCATTTCAAGACGCTGATCTTAAGCAACTATCAGAAATATCTTGATAAATTCTGGCGGGCCCATGACCTCTATATGGTTAATAACCTGACCGGGAAAAATACCCGCCTGCTTATGAGTCGCTTTGAATTTCGTCAAGGTCTGGAAGACAGGGACTTTACCAGGTCCCGAATGGCGACCGCGAAATAA
- a CDS encoding efflux RND transporter permease subunit, which translates to MSDKYINSYGRFIVRWRWLVVLLCFALIGVVGSGVGKLGFNTDYRIFFGPDNPQLATQDNLEATYTKVDMVMIGLKSSKDGVFTRRMLGIVHDITEQAWMFPSVLRVDSLANYQHTEATEDDLVVDDLVRDAAGLSNEDIEKIRQIALTEPSLVNRLVSEDEQTTQIMLTFQPADTQPDTLKKIVTPIREMAARIEKDNPDVEVALSGTVMMSVAMTEAAEADSNTLVPVMFVVIAITLLVFLRSVTGMIISMVVVFFSVIFALGMTGHYGFLLNIASASAPIIIVTIAVADAIHLMATFYGNMRRGMAKHDAVVESLRVNFQPVFITSVTTAIGFLSLNFNDSPPFNHLGNIAALGVFAAWMFANTLLPALAAILPTGPLGKERREQVILENYVEWVIERRNVILVSMIAVSIAAAAFIPRLVYNDNFVTFFSENIEFRRDSDFMVKNLVGPYTMELSVSSGQDGGIAEPDYLRQLEEFTDWLKAQPEVVHVFSIVDVMKRLNMNMHGDDPAWYKLPEERNLAAQYLLLYEMSLPYGLDLNNQIDIGKSATRVTTSLGNVNTTHMIALKQRTDQWFADRQGTDRIITEGGSSPGIIFAYLTRRTFDSMFVGTGVAFFLISFCLVVALRSFRLGLISIVPNVLPAVAGFGIWAIVVGEVGIFASVVTATALGLIVDCTVHFLSKYRRGKVEKGLGTEDAVRYAFAMVGSPLWISSLVLICGFVTLGFSDYLINAKMGLLTALVIAVALVTDFLLLPTILLFVDKKGSKKDVSA; encoded by the coding sequence ATGTCCGACAAATATATTAATTCATACGGCAGGTTTATTGTCCGCTGGCGCTGGCTTGTGGTGCTCCTCTGTTTTGCCTTGATCGGGGTTGTGGGTTCCGGCGTTGGCAAGCTGGGATTTAACACAGATTACAGAATTTTCTTCGGGCCGGATAATCCGCAGCTTGCCACTCAGGACAATCTTGAGGCGACCTATACAAAAGTCGATATGGTGATGATCGGCCTGAAGTCGTCGAAGGATGGTGTATTTACCCGCCGCATGCTGGGTATCGTCCACGACATAACAGAACAGGCCTGGATGTTCCCTTCCGTCCTGCGGGTGGATAGTCTGGCAAACTACCAGCATACTGAAGCTACAGAAGATGATCTGGTGGTGGATGATCTGGTTCGGGATGCAGCTGGGCTTTCCAATGAAGATATTGAGAAAATCAGACAGATAGCGCTCACTGAACCGTCACTGGTCAACAGGCTTGTCTCGGAAGACGAACAGACGACCCAGATCATGTTGACGTTCCAGCCCGCCGATACGCAGCCCGATACCCTCAAGAAGATTGTAACGCCGATCAGGGAAATGGCAGCCCGGATCGAAAAGGACAATCCGGATGTGGAGGTGGCCCTGTCGGGAACGGTGATGATGTCCGTTGCCATGACGGAAGCCGCCGAGGCGGATTCCAACACCCTGGTCCCGGTGATGTTCGTGGTGATTGCGATTACCCTGCTGGTTTTTCTGCGCTCCGTGACCGGCATGATTATCAGTATGGTGGTGGTCTTTTTCTCGGTCATTTTTGCCTTGGGGATGACCGGTCATTATGGTTTTCTTCTGAATATAGCCTCTGCTTCTGCACCGATCATCATCGTTACCATAGCAGTCGCTGACGCCATCCATCTGATGGCAACATTTTACGGCAACATGAGACGCGGAATGGCAAAGCACGATGCGGTCGTGGAAAGTCTCCGGGTCAATTTCCAGCCGGTGTTTATTACTTCCGTGACAACGGCGATCGGTTTTCTGAGCCTGAATTTCAATGACAGTCCGCCGTTTAATCACCTGGGCAACATTGCGGCGCTTGGCGTTTTTGCGGCCTGGATGTTTGCCAACACTTTGTTGCCGGCCCTCGCGGCAATTCTGCCGACCGGCCCGCTTGGGAAAGAACGGCGGGAACAAGTCATTCTGGAAAATTACGTGGAATGGGTGATCGAGCGGCGTAATGTCATTCTGGTGAGTATGATCGCCGTAAGTATTGCGGCGGCGGCGTTCATTCCCCGCCTTGTCTACAACGATAATTTTGTTACCTTTTTCTCTGAAAATATCGAGTTTCGCCGGGATTCCGACTTTATGGTCAAAAATCTTGTCGGCCCCTACACAATGGAGCTCTCTGTTTCTTCCGGGCAGGACGGGGGGATCGCTGAGCCGGACTATCTGAGGCAACTGGAAGAGTTCACCGACTGGCTGAAGGCCCAGCCCGAAGTGGTTCATGTTTTCTCGATCGTTGATGTCATGAAGCGGCTGAATATGAATATGCATGGTGATGATCCGGCCTGGTATAAATTGCCCGAAGAACGCAATCTGGCGGCGCAATATTTGCTCCTTTACGAGATGTCGCTTCCCTATGGCCTGGACCTGAATAACCAGATTGATATCGGAAAATCAGCGACCCGGGTGACGACAAGTCTAGGCAACGTCAATACGACACATATGATTGCACTGAAACAGCGCACCGATCAGTGGTTTGCGGACCGTCAGGGAACGGACCGGATCATAACCGAGGGTGGGAGCAGTCCCGGAATTATTTTTGCCTATCTGACCCGGCGCACGTTTGACAGCATGTTTGTTGGAACCGGTGTGGCCTTTTTCCTGATTTCCTTCTGTCTTGTTGTCGCCCTGCGCAGTTTCCGGCTTGGCCTGATCAGCATCGTGCCGAATGTTCTGCCGGCGGTTGCCGGGTTTGGCATCTGGGCGATTGTGGTCGGAGAAGTCGGGATTTTTGCCTCGGTTGTGACCGCTACGGCGTTGGGGCTTATCGTCGATTGTACCGTTCATTTTCTCAGCAAATATCGCCGGGGCAAGGTGGAAAAGGGGCTGGGAACGGAAGATGCTGTCCGTTACGCCTTTGCCATGGTCGGATCGCCGCTGTGGATTTCATCCCTGGTCCTGATCTGCGGATTTGTGACGCTGGGGTTTTCAGATTATCTAATCAATGCAAAGATGGGCCTGTTGACCGCTCTTGTGATTGCGGTGGCTCTGGTGACAGATTTTCTGCTGTTGCCGACCATACTTTTGTTTGTAGATAAAAAAGGATCGAAAAAAGATGTATCTGCCTAA